From the genome of Atribacterota bacterium:
TTAATATGAGAAAAAGAAATATTATTTTAAATCTTCTCATTTTATTATCCACCTCCATTCAACCTAAGCAGTAAAATAGGTTAAACACTAGTGGCGATTAGCTTTTTTATCTAATAATCAGCCTGTAGTAAATAATGTTACCCTTTTATCGCTTTTTTTTCAAGATTGCTTTTCAGTAAGTTAGTCTTTCTTAAATTGTTATTTTTTAAAATCTCCTTAAGTTTAATCTTTTTTTCAGCAATAAATCCCCTTTTGCTTTTACTTTTAAGTCTTTTTGAGCAAAATTTTAGTAAAAATATCCTCTATTTTTACTGTTACTGGACTACAAAATAATATCCCATGACTTATTATATACCAAAAACATTTTATTAATAAAAAATTACTTATAAAAAATTAAATAATAGCTGATTCAGGAGGTAACTAAATTTTTATCATGAAAATAATGAATAAATTAATACAAAAGGCTAAAGGTGGAGATAAGGAAGCTATGGCACAGTTAATTGAGCAATTTAATCCTCTCTTAAAAAGACAGGCTAGCTTTTTCAAGCTATTGGGACTGGAATATGAAGATGCCTATCAACAGGCTGTTTTATACTTTATTTCCGGTG
Proteins encoded in this window:
- a CDS encoding helix-turn-helix domain-containing protein; translated protein: MKIMNKLIQKAKGGDKEAMAQLIEQFNPLLKRQASFFKLLGLEYEDAYQQAVLYFISGVYQYRLIPPVTFAGYMKKRIKWGLWVYWRKLYGNHSGK